The nucleotide sequence TGTTGGCGGCGGCGATGCCCTTCGACACCAGCGCCTTCTTCACCGCCTCGGCGCGACGGACCGAGAGCTTCTGGTTGTAGGCCGGCGAGCCCGAGGTGTCGGTGTGGCCGACGACGTGGATCCGGGTGTTGGCACCCTTGCCGATCGCGGTGACGGCGTCGGAGATCACGCGGTCAGCGGCCGGGGTGATGTTCGACTTGTCCCAGTCGAAGAACACCAGGTACTCGGTCTGGGCCTTCGGCGCGGCAACCGCGGCCGGAGCGGCAGCGGTGGCCGGGCACGGGAAGCTGCCCTGGTGGATGGCGTAGCCGCCCGAAGCCGTA is from Azospirillum thermophilum and encodes:
- a CDS encoding OmpA family protein; translation: MKTIVRAGLALVPAAVIAFGLSSAANAQSAGTGEWCNPVIGWGNTPVRTASGGYAIHQGSFPCPATAAAPAAVAAPKAQTEYLVFFDWDKSNITPAADRVISDAVTAIGKGANTRIHVVGHTDTSGSPAYNQKLSVRRAEAVKKALVSKGIAAANITTEGKGETQLLVQTGPNVREPSNRRAQILPRGVNAPSS